A stretch of DNA from Synechococcus sp. JA-3-3Ab:
GTTCATGCCGCTTCCTCCAACGCGCCTTCGGATCCCTCTTGGGTAGTGAGCTGCAGGAAAATCTCCTCCAAAGAAGCCTGGGGACGGCCGATCTCGTAGAGGTCGATCCCCGCCTGTACCAGGGCCCTGGCCACCTCCGGGATCCAGCCTTCTGCAGAAACATGGCTCTTCAGGTGCACCTGCCAGCGAGGGGGATCGGATCCCAGGGCCTGCAAGCTCACCACCTCCACCTGGGGCAGGTTCTGCAGGGCCGCTCGGATGGCCGTTTCCTCAGGAGCGCCCACCACCAGCTTCGCCTGCTGCCGATCCTGAAGGTGGGCCGTCAGCTCGGCGGGCGTGCCAATGGCCGCCACCTGGCCGCGGTTGATGATCACCACCCGGTCGCAGGTCATGCTCACCTCCGGCAGGATGTGGGTGGAGAGGATGATGGTGTGCTCTCCTGCCAGGCTCTTGATGAGGTTGCGCACCTCGATAATTTGCTTGGGATCCAGCCCAATCGTGGGCTCGTCCAGGATGATCACCGGCGGGTCGTGCACCAGGGCCTGGGCCAGGCCCACCCGCTGCTTGTACCCCTTGGAGAGCTTGCGGATCAAGGTGTGGCGCTTGTCTTCCAGGCTGCAGCGGCGGATCACCTCGTCCACCCGTCGCGGCCGATCCCCGGCGCTGACCCGTTTGATCTGGGCGACAAAGTCCAGGTAGCTCTCCACCGTCATGTCCGGGTAGAGGGGCGGGTTTTCTGGCAGGTAGCCGATGCGCTGCCGCACCGCCATAGGGTTTTCATGCACATCGAACCCGGCCACCCGCGCCGTCC
This window harbors:
- a CDS encoding ABC transporter ATP-binding protein translates to MTGLSTAPATKAAIEVEHLSKTYGSFTAIRDISFQVNAGEIMGFLGPNGAGKTTSMRILAGYLPASEGTARVAGFDVHENPMAVRQRIGYLPENPPLYPDMTVESYLDFVAQIKRVSAGDRPRRVDEVIRRCSLEDKRHTLIRKLSKGYKQRVGLAQALVHDPPVIILDEPTIGLDPKQIIEVRNLIKSLAGEHTIILSTHILPEVSMTCDRVVIINRGQVAAIGTPAELTAHLQDRQQAKLVVGAPEETAIRAALQNLPQVEVVSLQALGSDPPRWQVHLKSHVSAEGWIPEVARALVQAGIDLYEIGRPQASLEEIFLQLTTQEGSEGALEEAA